One Triplophysa dalaica isolate WHDGS20190420 chromosome 1, ASM1584641v1, whole genome shotgun sequence DNA segment encodes these proteins:
- the tifa gene encoding TRAF-interacting protein with FHA domain-containing protein A — MNGIETEELLTCLHVHLFHPDQASHPLFHSLPLNNPHTMDAEDPLRLGRDGQACTFVLNDTCVSRKQLSIQAYKKAGSACLSFLIQNMSQKGKLVVGGSELRYLERAELDDKVLLRFGRYELLIFQELGESQNKFEVLFQTCNTAPSQETGVDVPCRQPIMVSGEPWRNFQNGEPTSRDPLESDETILL, encoded by the coding sequence ATGAATGGCATAGAAACTGAAGAATTGCTCACATGTCTCCATGTGCACCTCTTCCACCCTGATCAAGCCTCCCATCCTCTGTTTCACAGCCTGCCCCTAAATAACCCACATACTATGGATGCTGAAGATCCCTTAAGACTTGGTCGTGACGGACAGGCCTGTACGTTTGTCCTAAATGACACATGCGTTTCTAGAAAACAGCTCTCCATACAGGCATATAAGAAAGCCGGCAGCGCCTGTTTGAGCTTTCTGATCCAGAACATGAGCCAGAAGGGTAAACTTGTGGTTGGTGGGTCTGAACTGAGATACCTTGAAAGAGCTGAACTTGATGACAAGGTTCTTCTCCGGTTTGGGAGATATGAACTGTTGATTTTCCAGGAGCTAGGAGAGTCACAGAATAAATTTGAAGTGCTATTTCAAACATGCAATACAGCACCCTCACAGGAAACAGGGGTAGATGTGCCTTGCAGGCAACCCATTATGGTTAGTGGCGAGCCATGGAGAAATTTTCAAAATGGAGAACCTACAAGCCGAGATCCACTGGAGTCAGATGAGACGATACTATTGTAG